In a genomic window of Thermoplasmata archaeon:
- a CDS encoding type II toxin-antitoxin system PemK/MazF family toxin, whose translation MNQGTRFSLPNWTTRKMMYTNSSCKFRKWDVWLADVRFESDPSKSKIRPVAIIEEKEVYVLSVQITSHEPRKFLEGEYQIQFWEYAGLVKPSTLQLGQLIKIKEKHLLKRIGRLHDIDIRNILEILRESIVAN comes from the coding sequence ATGAATCAGGGAACACGATTCTCCCTTCCGAACTGGACAACCCGGAAGATGATGTATACGAACAGCTCCTGTAAATTCAGAAAATGGGATGTTTGGCTGGCCGACGTAAGATTTGAAAGCGATCCCAGCAAAAGCAAGATCAGACCTGTGGCCATCATCGAAGAAAAGGAAGTCTATGTGCTGTCTGTGCAGATAACATCCCACGAACCTCGCAAATTCCTTGAGGGAGAATACCAGATACAGTTTTGGGAATATGCTGGATTGGTGAAACCTTCAACTCTTCAATTAGGGCAGTTGATCAAAATCAAAGAAAAACACCTCCTAAAAAGAATCGGAAGGCTTCATGATATCGATATCAGGAATATCTTGGAGATTCTGCGTGAAAGCATTGTCGCGAACTGA